The following coding sequences are from one Methanobrevibacter sp. window:
- a CDS encoding phosphorylcholine transferase LicD, whose product MNKVQENLFKLVSEIDDICTKYDIKYFLAGGTALGTVRNHRFLPWDDDIDLYITRDNWNKLRHVLETEENVVPEGRTFIYNENTKYYNNPIVRYVDITTTAIYKSQALAGKACGQHIEFLIMDPMPTDKEKIEEYIKLLRIYTELMSPYFVVNKNLSLDEWQEHYSLYEKYCRRVDCEGEETVIKELEEQLQHFSTEECDTFCMRWGIQILMYKKKYFGEGRLESFEGMLLPVAEIAEGIFRIAYGDSWMYVPDYEEQVVHNAFQDIEIPFNEYTDRYINKINRDSVFKKFKKNKRSNARVFHNRRKIDRLVTKEKVFVQSEHISNKIDGKEDYFRNLQEKRDYNSVLAEFENYISLQLNVDVRRYGIVVPISDKNLATLLSCYIGKGEYFNASKFLNIRKMKEAPLSEELIEINNIISLCRDLSVARYDKKDELLVQSLINEYDDKYPNLLDMYRSKLWIMENNADSLDDYKGIDKLCYEILDMYPFDGEVMATQAKAKLECGLNKEAMELYKKASYNTRNGLIWQKIEDESGISRIDLERDFIEELNNED is encoded by the coding sequence ATGAATAAAGTACAAGAAAACCTTTTTAAATTGGTATCAGAAATAGATGATATCTGTACTAAATATGATATTAAATATTTTTTAGCAGGAGGTACTGCATTAGGCACTGTTAGAAATCATCGTTTTTTACCGTGGGATGATGATATTGATTTATATATTACAAGGGATAATTGGAATAAATTAAGGCATGTTTTAGAAACAGAAGAAAATGTTGTTCCTGAAGGACGTACTTTCATATACAATGAGAATACGAAATATTATAATAACCCAATTGTCCGTTATGTTGATATTACAACTACAGCTATTTATAAATCCCAGGCATTAGCCGGAAAAGCATGTGGACAACATATTGAATTCTTGATTATGGATCCAATGCCTACTGACAAAGAAAAGATTGAAGAATACATAAAATTACTTCGTATCTATACAGAATTAATGTCCCCCTATTTTGTTGTAAATAAAAATTTATCATTAGACGAGTGGCAGGAACATTATAGTTTATATGAAAAATACTGCCGCAGAGTTGATTGCGAAGGTGAAGAAACTGTTATTAAGGAACTTGAAGAGCAGTTACAACATTTTTCAACAGAAGAATGCGATACATTCTGTATGCGTTGGGGAATTCAAATATTGATGTATAAAAAAAAATATTTTGGTGAGGGCAGATTAGAAAGCTTTGAGGGCATGCTATTGCCTGTTGCTGAAATCGCTGAAGGAATATTCAGAATTGCTTATGGTGATAGTTGGATGTATGTTCCTGATTATGAAGAGCAGGTTGTTCATAATGCATTTCAGGATATTGAAATTCCATTTAATGAATATACTGATAGATATATTAATAAAATAAATCGGGATTCCGTCTTTAAGAAATTTAAAAAAAATAAACGTAGCAATGCACGTGTATTCCATAATAGACGAAAAATTGATAGGTTAGTTACTAAAGAAAAAGTTTTTGTTCAATCCGAACATATATCTAATAAGATTGATGGAAAAGAAGATTATTTCCGTAATTTGCAAGAAAAAAGAGATTATAATTCCGTATTGGCAGAATTTGAAAATTATATTTCATTACAGTTAAATGTGGATGTTCGTAGATACGGTATAGTGGTTCCTATTTCTGATAAAAATCTTGCAACATTATTGTCATGTTATATTGGAAAAGGTGAGTATTTCAATGCTTCTAAGTTTTTAAACATACGTAAAATGAAGGAAGCCCCATTATCTGAAGAATTAATTGAAATAAATAATATCATAAGTTTATGTAGAGATTTATCAGTTGCCCGCTATGATAAAAAAGATGAGTTATTAGTTCAATCATTAATTAATGAATATGATGATAAATATCCAAACTTATTGGATATGTATCGTTCTAAACTATGGATTATGGAAAATAATGCAGATTCCTTAGATGATTATAAGGGTATAGATAAATTATGTTATGAAATTTTAGATATGTATCCATTTGATGGTGAAGTAATGGCCACTCAGGCTAAAGCAAAATTAGAATGTGGTTTAAATAAAGAGGCAATGGAACTTTATAAAAAAGCCAGCTATAATACAAGAAATGGTTTAATTTGGCAAAAAATTGAAGATGAATCCGGTATTAGCCGTATAGATTTAGAGCGTGATTTCATTGAGGAGTTAAATAATGAAGACTAA
- a CDS encoding alanine--glyoxylate aminotransferase family protein, translating to MSHLFTIGPVEMFPETLELGGKQVPYFRNDEFSEVVFSVCDGLKRLLFNENGEIILLTSSGTGAMEATVLNCFSKEDKLIVIEGGSFGHRFAQICEVHDIPYKSVKFENETLTKDMIEEAIGDEKFTGLLVNLDETSNGQLYDIEMLSQVCCEHDLVFVVDAISAFLADEINMDKYGIDAVILSSQKALSLAPGLSIVSLSEKMLKRVEVIDSKTLYFDFKNHLKNAERGQTPFTPAVRIIIELENMVKRLEKKGIDNIIKETNELAVYFRKRIKEIGLDYPTYPLSNAVTPVIFPDENADVIYQKLIDEYGFTVNPNGGDLGKKMFRVSHVGKHSIDDIEELVVAISNLINNK from the coding sequence ATGAGTCATTTATTTACAATTGGACCGGTTGAAATGTTCCCGGAAACATTGGAACTTGGTGGAAAACAGGTACCTTACTTTAGAAATGATGAATTTTCAGAGGTGGTATTTTCAGTTTGTGATGGTTTAAAAAGATTATTATTTAATGAAAATGGGGAAATTATTTTATTAACTTCATCAGGAACTGGTGCTATGGAAGCAACAGTTTTGAACTGTTTTTCAAAAGAAGATAAATTAATTGTAATTGAAGGAGGTTCTTTCGGACATAGATTTGCTCAAATTTGTGAAGTTCATGATATTCCATATAAATCAGTTAAATTTGAAAATGAAACTTTAACAAAAGACATGATTGAAGAAGCGATTGGTGATGAAAAATTCACCGGTTTACTTGTAAATTTGGATGAAACTTCAAACGGCCAGTTATATGATATTGAAATGTTATCTCAGGTTTGTTGTGAGCATGATTTAGTTTTTGTTGTTGATGCCATTAGTGCTTTTTTAGCTGATGAAATTAATATGGATAAATATGGAATTGATGCAGTTATTTTAAGCTCACAAAAAGCATTATCATTAGCTCCGGGATTATCTATTGTTTCATTAAGTGAAAAAATGTTAAAAAGAGTTGAGGTTATTGATTCAAAAACCCTTTATTTTGATTTTAAAAATCATTTAAAAAATGCTGAAAGAGGACAAACTCCTTTTACTCCAGCAGTACGTATAATAATTGAATTAGAAAATATGGTTAAACGTTTAGAAAAAAAAGGTATTGACAATATCATTAAGGAAACAAATGAACTTGCTGTTTACTTTAGAAAAAGGATTAAAGAAATAGGTTTGGATTATCCTACATATCCATTATCTAATGCAGTAACACCAGTAATATTTCCAGATGAGAATGCAGATGTGATATACCAAAAATTAATTGATGAGTATGGATTTACTGTCAATCCCAATGGTGGAGATTTAGGTAAAAAAATGTTTCGCGTTTCCCATGTAGGTAAACATTCAATAGATGATATTGAAGAATTAGTTGTTGCAATAAGCAATCTTATAAATAATAAATAG
- a CDS encoding ornithine cyclodeaminase, translated as MIKVFDFETCKKIGTKLSSDNFFDWVDFALKHKTDFQMPSKSRMNQDDGNYYACMPCMYEEENIAGLKMIGRHLLKPGENRSTMLGDILLYESDTGILNALMDMEYITTLRTGAAAAHSAIMFAKKDFKTVGLFGLGNIMFACIDVLMSQIKDREITFKLYKYHNHEERFMDYFSKYPNIKFELCDTYEETIIDSDLIISAVTRVTENFASDECYNEGCTVIPIMTLGFQNCDLFFDKVFTDEINQIRGFKYFDQFKSIENTTDVLLGKAEGRTNDKERILVYNYGLAIHDLYFALQFYRNSLDLENEIEYCYCRDKFFMI; from the coding sequence ATGATTAAGGTTTTTGATTTTGAAACATGTAAAAAGATAGGTACTAAGTTATCTTCAGATAACTTTTTTGATTGGGTGGATTTTGCTTTAAAACATAAAACAGATTTTCAAATGCCCAGCAAGTCTCGTATGAATCAAGATGATGGCAATTATTATGCGTGTATGCCTTGTATGTATGAAGAGGAAAATATTGCTGGTTTAAAAATGATTGGTCGTCATTTATTAAAGCCCGGTGAAAATCGTTCCACTATGCTTGGCGATATTTTACTATATGAATCAGATACAGGTATTTTAAATGCTTTAATGGATATGGAGTATATTACTACATTAAGAACTGGAGCTGCTGCTGCACATTCTGCCATTATGTTTGCAAAAAAAGATTTTAAAACTGTAGGTTTATTTGGCTTGGGAAATATCATGTTTGCATGTATTGATGTTTTAATGTCTCAAATTAAAGACCGTGAAATTACTTTTAAATTATATAAATACCATAATCATGAAGAAAGGTTTATGGATTATTTCTCAAAATACCCAAATATTAAATTTGAATTATGTGACACATATGAAGAAACAATAATTGATAGCGATTTAATTATTTCTGCTGTAACAAGAGTTACTGAGAACTTCGCTAGTGATGAATGTTATAATGAAGGTTGTACAGTTATACCAATTATGACATTAGGTTTCCAAAACTGTGATCTATTTTTTGATAAAGTATTTACAGATGAAATTAATCAGATTCGAGGATTTAAATATTTTGATCAATTTAAATCCATTGAAAATACAACAGATGTATTGTTGGGCAAAGCAGAGGGCCGTACCAATGATAAAGAGAGAATTTTAGTTTATAATTATGGTTTAGCTATACATGATTTATATTTTGCTTTACAGTTCTATAGAAATTCATTGGATTTAGAAAATGAAATTGAATATTGTTATTGCAGAGATAAATTTTTCATGATATAA
- a CDS encoding adenylyltransferase/cytidyltransferase family protein: MKKIITYGTFDLFHKGHYNMLKRAKEYGDYLVVGVTGENYDVGRGKLNVYDSLATRIENVQKTGFADEIIVEEYLGQKIGDIIKYDIDSFVIGDDWVGKFDHLSKYCNMVYLERTKGISSTQIREETFNQYDIGIVCDFVDDNQIVKEAKLVNGFEVKNVYSDDNRILDAFKEKYDVKNTFEDYDAMIESSDIIYVHCDINERFNYIYRALKAGKHVLYDPPISFSSEKLKKLIELSKQKNVIFMENNKMVHIYVFNQLLWMTQGGLIGDILSFNCSISKNDITRSNLFYDLSVVALLPMIKIMGENYEHFDFQVSKEGDNIEFASMNFVYGKGRAIINVGNNVRVDNQIEIIGTKGTIRMKDDWWRSKSFELHTPGSNDVQLFNTNFEGNGFKYLIREMSRMLSNNRVDSKSIFEEESLKIAEILEHIRKQRYNYD, from the coding sequence ATGAAAAAAATTATTACATATGGAACATTTGACCTATTTCATAAAGGACATTACAACATGCTAAAAAGGGCAAAAGAATATGGTGATTATTTAGTTGTAGGTGTAACCGGAGAAAATTATGATGTTGGACGTGGAAAATTAAATGTTTATGATTCACTTGCAACTAGAATAGAAAATGTGCAAAAAACAGGTTTTGCAGATGAAATTATAGTTGAAGAATATCTTGGCCAAAAAATTGGAGATATTATAAAATATGATATAGATTCATTTGTCATTGGAGATGATTGGGTAGGTAAATTCGATCATTTATCTAAATACTGCAATATGGTGTATTTGGAAAGAACAAAAGGTATTTCCAGTACTCAAATTAGAGAAGAAACTTTTAATCAATATGACATAGGTATTGTTTGTGATTTTGTTGATGATAATCAAATTGTAAAAGAAGCCAAATTAGTTAATGGTTTTGAAGTTAAAAATGTTTATAGTGATGATAACCGTATTTTGGATGCATTCAAAGAAAAGTATGATGTAAAAAATACTTTTGAGGATTATGATGCGATGATTGAATCTTCCGATATTATTTATGTTCATTGTGATATTAATGAAAGATTTAATTATATATACAGAGCGCTTAAGGCCGGAAAGCATGTATTATATGACCCTCCAATATCATTTAGTTCAGAAAAATTAAAAAAATTAATTGAGTTATCTAAACAAAAAAACGTTATTTTCATGGAAAATAATAAAATGGTTCATATTTATGTATTTAATCAATTATTATGGATGACTCAAGGCGGTTTAATTGGGGATATTTTAAGTTTTAATTGTTCAATTTCTAAAAATGATATAACCCGTTCTAATTTATTTTATGATTTAAGTGTTGTCGCTTTACTTCCAATGATAAAAATTATGGGTGAAAATTATGAGCATTTTGATTTCCAAGTATCTAAAGAGGGAGATAATATAGAATTTGCTTCAATGAATTTTGTTTATGGAAAAGGCAGAGCAATAATTAATGTAGGTAATAATGTTCGTGTTGATAATCAAATTGAAATTATTGGAACAAAAGGTACTATTCGTATGAAAGATGATTGGTGGAGAAGTAAAAGTTTTGAATTACATACGCCGGGTTCTAACGACGTTCAATTGTTTAATACTAATTTTGAAGGAAATGGTTTTAAATATTTAATTAGGGAAATGTCTAGAATGTTATCTAATAATCGTGTTGATTCAAAGAGTATTTTTGAAGAGGAATCCTTAAAAATTGCTGAAATTTTGGAGCATATTAGAAAACAGAGGTATAACTATGATTAA
- a CDS encoding amino acid ABC transporter ATP-binding protein, protein MSLLEIKNLKKSFGDNVVLKDISLNVDKGEVLSIIGPSGSGKSTLLRCITNLEKEDSGVINFDGTFGLVFQNFNLFPHHSVMKNITNAPLKVQKRDKKEVYAHARQLLKKMGLEDKENAYPCELSGGQQQRVSIARALAMNPDILFFDEPTSALDPELTGEILSVIKQLVADNMTMVIVTHEMNFARNVSDTIIFMENGVIVEEGSPEEVFSSNNKRMQEFLGKFDD, encoded by the coding sequence ATGAGTTTACTTGAAATAAAAAATCTTAAAAAAAGTTTTGGAGATAATGTTGTTTTAAAGGATATTTCCCTTAATGTGGACAAAGGTGAAGTATTATCCATTATTGGGCCGTCAGGATCAGGCAAATCAACATTACTTAGATGTATCACTAATCTTGAGAAGGAAGATAGTGGTGTGATTAATTTTGATGGGACATTTGGCTTAGTTTTCCAAAATTTTAATTTATTCCCACATCATTCTGTTATGAAAAATATTACTAATGCTCCTTTAAAAGTTCAGAAAAGAGATAAAAAGGAAGTTTATGCTCACGCTCGTCAGCTACTTAAAAAAATGGGGCTTGAAGATAAGGAAAATGCATACCCATGTGAATTATCCGGTGGTCAGCAGCAGCGTGTTTCTATTGCAAGGGCACTTGCAATGAATCCGGACATTTTGTTTTTTGATGAACCTACATCAGCACTTGATCCTGAATTAACAGGCGAAATTTTATCTGTAATTAAACAGTTGGTGGCAGATAATATGACTATGGTGATTGTAACTCACGAGATGAATTTTGCCCGTAATGTTTCTGATACAATTATTTTCATGGAAAATGGTGTGATTGTTGAAGAGGGTTCTCCTGAAGAGGTATTTTCCTCAAACAATAAAAGGATGCAAGAATTCTTAGGAAAATTTGATGATTAA
- a CDS encoding amino acid ABC transporter permease: protein MILSNVITQLLGGMITSIEIFLLTLLFSLPLGLVVAGGRMSSFAPLRWLMKVYISIMRGTPLMLQLIVVFFAPYYLFGISLSSDYRFIAVIIAFSINYSAYFAEIYRGGIEAIPKGQYEAAQVLGYNKIETFFIVILPQVFKIILPSVTNEVITLVKDTSLSFVIAIPEMFTVAKQIAAADASIAALLIAGIFYYIFNIIVAFVMEHLENRLDYYD from the coding sequence ATGATTTTAAGTAATGTAATAACACAATTATTGGGAGGGATGATTACTTCCATAGAAATCTTCTTGCTTACATTACTATTCTCTCTTCCTCTCGGTTTAGTTGTAGCCGGAGGAAGAATGAGTAGTTTTGCACCATTACGATGGTTAATGAAGGTTTATATTTCAATTATGAGAGGTACACCCTTAATGTTGCAATTGATTGTGGTATTTTTCGCACCATATTATCTATTTGGCATTAGTCTATCGTCTGATTATAGATTTATAGCTGTTATTATTGCATTTTCAATTAACTATTCAGCTTACTTTGCTGAAATTTACAGAGGTGGAATAGAAGCTATTCCAAAAGGACAGTATGAGGCTGCACAGGTTTTAGGATATAATAAAATTGAAACATTTTTTATAGTCATATTGCCTCAAGTATTTAAAATCATTCTTCCTTCAGTAACTAATGAAGTAATTACACTGGTAAAAGATACTTCTCTTTCATTTGTTATTGCAATTCCTGAAATGTTTACAGTTGCTAAACAGATTGCCGCTGCAGATGCATCAATTGCCGCACTGCTTATTGCAGGTATATTCTACTACATATTCAATATAATTGTTGCATTTGTAATGGAACACTTGGAAAATAGATTAGATTATTACGATTAG
- a CDS encoding amino acid ABC transporter substrate-binding protein yields MNKKIGFILALVVISLMMFSTVSAGFFDFLGGNDSSANDDNTFVVGFDAEFPPYGYKDDSGNYTGFDLELAKEVCERNNWTFKAQPVDWDAKDAELESGSIDCIWNGFTIDGRENDYTWSNPYFDNKQIFVVKTNSGINSIADLKGKTVETQKDSSALAALQGDNKTIADTFATLTEVSDYNTAFLDLESGVCDAIAMDIGVAEYNIKNKNATDDFQVLKESITTEKYGIGFKNGNTELKDKVQSTLDEMFKDGTVLKIAQKYGISEDALIQP; encoded by the coding sequence ATGAATAAAAAAATAGGTTTTATTTTAGCTTTGGTAGTAATTTCTTTAATGATGTTTTCTACTGTAAGCGCAGGATTTTTTGATTTTTTAGGTGGAAATGACTCATCTGCAAACGATGACAATACTTTCGTCGTTGGTTTTGATGCTGAATTCCCGCCTTATGGATACAAAGATGATAGTGGAAACTACACTGGTTTCGACTTAGAATTGGCAAAAGAAGTTTGTGAAAGAAATAATTGGACATTTAAAGCACAACCTGTTGACTGGGATGCTAAAGATGCCGAATTAGAATCAGGTTCTATTGACTGTATTTGGAATGGATTTACTATTGATGGAAGAGAAAACGACTACACCTGGTCTAACCCTTACTTCGATAATAAACAAATATTTGTTGTAAAAACCAATTCCGGAATTAACTCCATTGCTGATTTAAAAGGTAAAACTGTGGAAACCCAAAAAGATTCATCTGCTTTAGCAGCTCTTCAAGGGGATAACAAAACCATAGCTGATACTTTTGCAACTTTAACCGAAGTTTCTGATTATAACACTGCATTTTTGGATTTAGAATCTGGAGTTTGTGATGCAATTGCTATGGATATAGGTGTTGCAGAATACAATATTAAAAACAAAAACGCTACTGATGATTTCCAAGTTTTAAAAGAATCAATTACTACTGAAAAATATGGTATTGGATTTAAAAATGGGAACACAGAGTTAAAAGACAAAGTACAATCCACTTTGGATGAAATGTTTAAAGATGGTACCGTATTAAAAATCGCTCAAAAATATGGTATTTCTGAAGACGCTTTAATACAACCTTAA
- a CDS encoding glycosyltransferase family 2 protein, with protein MKIEKPLVSIIIPVYNTEEYLEECLESVLNQTLKEIEVICIDDKSTDNSLEILLKYAKKDNRLKVIKNERNTGQGIAKNICLKELNGEYVSFLDSDDKIDRDAYEKLYDFSKNFKQDVILFNMVRFDEKKVWESELHVKSITKSIEKTDLIQHPEFIYDTTACNKFIKASFLMEKNIKFIDRLYEDILFSMQLITSTNSIGVYKDVNYYWRRRRNSNKSTTQERTNIKNIRDRIFIVKEIIELFNSKDEYKNLINVLYKKLVEIDFRLYINQIDKADKEYKNVIISEIIPILKIIPAEIFEDLDEMEKIKYYLLINEKIENLCFIICKEREYKKLEKQNNRLNEEMKIVKSTKGWLNYKINNIYRRL; from the coding sequence TTGAAAATAGAAAAACCATTGGTGAGCATCATAATCCCGGTATATAATACTGAAGAATATCTTGAAGAATGTTTGGAAAGTGTACTGAATCAAACATTAAAAGAAATTGAAGTAATATGTATAGATGATAAATCTACAGACAATTCACTTGAAATTTTACTAAAATATGCTAAAAAGGACAATAGGTTAAAAGTCATAAAAAATGAAAGAAATACTGGACAGGGCATTGCCAAAAACATATGTTTAAAGGAACTTAACGGTGAATATGTGTCATTTTTAGATAGTGATGATAAAATTGATAGGGATGCATATGAAAAACTCTATGATTTTTCTAAAAACTTCAAACAGGATGTAATTCTGTTTAATATGGTGAGATTTGATGAGAAAAAGGTTTGGGAAAGTGAATTACATGTTAAATCCATTACAAAATCTATAGAAAAAACTGACTTGATACAACATCCTGAATTTATTTATGATACAACTGCTTGCAATAAATTTATTAAAGCAAGCTTCTTAATGGAAAAGAATATAAAGTTTATAGACAGATTATACGAGGATATTTTATTTTCAATGCAGTTAATCACATCAACAAATTCCATTGGTGTATATAAAGATGTGAACTATTATTGGAGAAGGCGCAGAAATTCAAACAAATCGACTACACAAGAAAGAACCAATATTAAAAATATTAGAGACAGGATATTTATAGTAAAAGAAATTATTGAGCTGTTTAATTCAAAGGATGAATATAAAAATCTTATTAATGTTTTATATAAAAAATTGGTTGAAATTGATTTCAGATTATACATAAATCAGATTGATAAAGCAGATAAAGAATATAAAAATGTCATTATCTCAGAAATAATCCCGATTCTAAAAATAATTCCTGCAGAAATTTTTGAAGATTTAGATGAAATGGAGAAAATAAAGTATTATTTACTAATCAATGAGAAAATAGAAAACTTATGTTTTATAATCTGTAAGGAAAGAGAATATAAAAAACTAGAAAAACAAAATAACAGATTAAATGAAGAAATGAAGATAGTTAAATCAACTAAGGGTTGGCTTAATTATAAAATAAATAATATTTACCGCAGATTATAA
- a CDS encoding glycosyltransferase, translating into MTKLSVILPVYNVENYLKRCLESIVNQTLNDIEIICINDGSTDNSLKILEDFAKEDKRIQILSQENKGQGIARNRGLDIAKGEYLIFIDSDDYIPQYALEKLYENATNNDSDMVMFKLADFVDEDHLNYSKPRFNLDDVFKNVDFSDFTFTFKEIKHYVLNSSFIPCKLYKKRFLDKFDDFRFPERLIFEDVPFHVKSLTRASKISFVPEFLYNYRLSNPTSTINKNLKREDIFKICDIVESYLINENYFEELKKEFYEFKTTQILQYLLTYNSQSYYSIAKSEISKINLDLVSNSNSKKSLLLLNSENLNECKLRIYEFNVRNLENKHNMLNEKNTILSNENEKLKEKNAILSSENKELKEKNAILLNKNKKLNKINNEIMSSNSWKITESLRKLRRVFHKHDNKE; encoded by the coding sequence ATGACTAAACTTTCAGTTATATTGCCCGTTTATAATGTTGAAAATTATTTAAAAAGATGTTTGGAAAGTATAGTTAATCAAACATTAAATGATATTGAAATAATATGTATAAATGATGGTTCTACTGATAACTCGTTAAAAATACTAGAAGATTTTGCAAAAGAAGATAAACGTATACAGATACTTTCTCAAGAAAATAAAGGACAGGGTATTGCTAGAAACAGAGGTTTGGATATAGCTAAAGGAGAATACCTCATTTTTATTGATTCAGATGATTATATTCCGCAATATGCCTTGGAAAAACTATATGAAAATGCTACAAATAATGATTCGGATATGGTAATGTTTAAACTGGCTGATTTCGTAGATGAAGATCATCTAAACTATTCAAAACCACGATTTAATCTTGATGATGTCTTTAAAAATGTAGATTTCAGTGATTTCACATTTACTTTCAAGGAGATCAAACATTACGTTTTGAATTCTTCATTTATTCCATGTAAACTTTATAAAAAAAGATTTTTAGATAAGTTTGATGATTTTAGATTTCCCGAAAGGCTGATTTTTGAAGATGTTCCGTTTCATGTAAAATCATTAACAAGAGCTTCAAAAATATCATTTGTTCCGGAATTCCTTTATAATTACCGTTTGTCAAATCCAACTTCAACCATTAACAAAAATTTAAAAAGGGAAGATATATTCAAAATATGTGATATTGTCGAATCTTATTTAATAAATGAAAACTATTTTGAGGAACTGAAAAAAGAATTTTATGAGTTTAAAACAACTCAAATCCTCCAATATTTATTGACTTATAATTCACAGAGTTACTATTCAATAGCCAAATCAGAAATAAGTAAGATAAATTTGGATCTTGTTTCTAATAGCAATTCAAAAAAATCTTTATTACTCCTGAATTCAGAAAATCTAAACGAATGTAAATTAAGAATCTATGAATTCAATGTAAGAAATTTAGAAAATAAACATAATATGTTAAATGAGAAAAACACCATATTATCAAATGAAAATGAAAAACTAAAAGAGAAAAATGCTATTTTATCTAGTGAAAATAAAGAACTAAAAGAGAAAAATGCTATTTTATTAAATAAAAACAAAAAATTAAATAAAATAAATAATGAAATAATGTCATCTAACAGCTGGAAAATAACAGAATCACTGAGAAAATTAAGAAGAGTGTTCCATAAACATGATAATAAGGAATGA